AATAATGGGCATGTGGATAAAGCTGCTTTCCCACTACAAGCCTTTCATAAGCTAATGAAAAAACACTTTACTGAGGATGTTTTATCAACAAGTCCGTGGCAAGGAGAAACTACATTAAGACAAGAGATTGCCCACTATGTTGAACGCTCTAGAGGAGTTACTTGTGATGCATCACAAGTATTTGTCTATAGCGGTACACAAAGCCAACTACAGGCTCTATGCCATTACTTCGGGCCACAAACCCAAGTTGGTTTAGAAGAACCAGGTTTTAAACGAGTAAGGGCCACTTTACAACAATGTGGTTTATTAACACATCCGATTTCTGTGGATAACTCAGGCATTACTGTACCTAAAAAAGCTATTCACATGTTATACACAACACCAGCACATCAATTTCCACTAGGTATGATTATGTCGATTGAACGCCGTGCTGCACTGTTACAATGGGCAACCTTAAATAATGCATTTATTATAGAGGATGATTACGATTCGGAATTTCGTTATAAGGGCCTTCCAATCCCTTCTCTCGCGAACATGGATCAGCTACAGCGGGTCATTTACTTTGGCACATTTTCAAAAACACTTCTTCCTTCTCTACGTATTAGCTATATGATTTTGCCTAAGTCACTAGTAGAGCCATTTACCCGCTTCCATCAAGAACAAAAGTCAGTCGTCTCAAAGGTAGTTCAGCTTGTACTAGCAGATTTTCTTGCGCAAGGCTTATTCGATAAACATTTAGCAAAAATGCGTACTATCTATCGAAAAAAACAGCAGACGTTACTTGCAGCTCTTCGTAGTCAATTCTCTGAGGAATTTGAAATTATCGGTGAAAATGCTGGGCTACATATTATTGTGAAATTACCAAAAAGATTGTCAGAGCATAACGCTATCCAGCTTGCTCATGCGGTAGGAGTCAATGTCTATCCTTGTTCTACTTCATTTCAACACCCTACTGAACATGGCATGATTATTATAGGTTATGGTGGATTGTCAATTGAGCAAATTGATGAGGGTATTACTTTACTTGCTTCTGTATGGCAATAGATATGTATGAACTTGAAACTTTTTAAACTAGTTTACGTATTGTAACTAAATGCACTCACAAGGGGAATAGATAAATGGAGAATCAGGAGCAACTACAAATTTATTTACAAGAAATTGAAGCGTGGGAAAAAGACCAAAAAGGATTATGGTTTTGGGAAAGATTAGGGCGTATTCCTTTTAAAATTTTAGATAAGATGACCCCTACCTTTATTCAACAAAAACTAGCTTTACTTGTTGATGAGCTTGGGAGCTATGTTCAATCAGGAGGTAAATATTTAATCAATGAGCAAACGATGATTCAAAAAATCCGTAATAATTCTTCGTATCCAAATATTTTTACAATCTCTGATATCGGTAACATTCCTTTAGAGGAAATGATTGCTCTAAGTGATAAGCTACAAAAAGAACGCGTTAAATTGGCAACAGTCCAAGGGGCTTCTACTGGCTTTGGCGGCATTTTTACATTGGCTATTGATATCCCATTTATATTAGGAATGGCTTTAAAAACGCTGCAAGAAATAGCAATTATTCATGGCTTTGACCCTGATGATAAAATGGAACGTATTTTCATTGTGAAGTGCCTACAATTTACCTCCGCTGATATTGTAGGTAAAGAAGCTATTTTAGAAGAAATTTCATCCATGCACGACAATAATAACGTATCCGAAAAGATGATTTCACAGCTTCAAGGTTGGCAGGAAGTATTCTTCACTTATCGTGATCAAATGGGCTGGAAAAAGCTTTTCCAAATGGTTCCGATAGCAGGTATGATTTTCGGAGCATACGCTAATAAAGGTATGATGCAAGATGTAGCAGAAACAGGAATCATGCTTTACCGAAAAAGAAGAATATACGAAAAACTAAAATAGTGCCAGTCACTCACACAATTCTCAAACAATTTATTTTCACTTGAGGGAACGCAGCAAAGTAAGACGCAACAAATGGTGCAACAGCGACGGTTGCGGCTTACAATTGCCTGCTGAGCTAAGTGACAGGCACTCACACAATTTTAATTAATATCTTCCCTTGATGCTGGCGGCTCTCCATCAACTCATGCGCCTTTTCCATGTCCTCTAAGTCAAACACTGCTGCTATCGGCACTTGGAAACTTTCATCCTGCAATAGTGTAAAAATTTCTGGAGCTACTTGTTGTAATAGTTCCGGCTTTAAAGACCGAGTCGTTCCTAAGCTAAAGCCTTTTACATTACGGCAACTACTATGTAAATCAGATGTTTTAATATTGCCCGCTTTACCGCTACTATTACCAAACTGCACAAGAGTACCGTATGGCGCTAAACAATTAAAACTCTCTTCTGTAATCGTTCCGGCAATTGAATCGAAAACAACA
The genomic region above belongs to Lysinibacillus sp. FSL W8-0992 and contains:
- the pdxR gene encoding MocR-like pyridoxine biosynthesis transcription factor PdxR, which encodes MELAISFTGHIPKYVQVYESIKQAILLQKLLAHEQLPSKRLLATTLNVSVHTIKVAYEQLLAEGYIYSKERSGYYIAPFEFEWLQQVQTEDSVSLPTNDIVKFDFNNGHVDKAAFPLQAFHKLMKKHFTEDVLSTSPWQGETTLRQEIAHYVERSRGVTCDASQVFVYSGTQSQLQALCHYFGPQTQVGLEEPGFKRVRATLQQCGLLTHPISVDNSGITVPKKAIHMLYTTPAHQFPLGMIMSIERRAALLQWATLNNAFIIEDDYDSEFRYKGLPIPSLANMDQLQRVIYFGTFSKTLLPSLRISYMILPKSLVEPFTRFHQEQKSVVSKVVQLVLADFLAQGLFDKHLAKMRTIYRKKQQTLLAALRSQFSEEFEIIGENAGLHIIVKLPKRLSEHNAIQLAHAVGVNVYPCSTSFQHPTEHGMIIIGYGGLSIEQIDEGITLLASVWQ
- a CDS encoding EcsC family protein, producing MENQEQLQIYLQEIEAWEKDQKGLWFWERLGRIPFKILDKMTPTFIQQKLALLVDELGSYVQSGGKYLINEQTMIQKIRNNSSYPNIFTISDIGNIPLEEMIALSDKLQKERVKLATVQGASTGFGGIFTLAIDIPFILGMALKTLQEIAIIHGFDPDDKMERIFIVKCLQFTSADIVGKEAILEEISSMHDNNNVSEKMISQLQGWQEVFFTYRDQMGWKKLFQMVPIAGMIFGAYANKGMMQDVAETGIMLYRKRRIYEKLK